The Sinomicrobium kalidii genome contains a region encoding:
- a CDS encoding hybrid sensor histidine kinase/response regulator transcription factor produces MSNYPNVHKKCLLVFNLVLWIYTVGMAQTSSGLDSLKNNVVTARNDSLRIEAYNDFFSYWIHKDLDSSRYYTAKGYELARKSGISKGISDLSVYTAYVDMRRRKFGQAHRILDEAYRLLKEKDDYKGGEFHVLNWKAYIYAEEGKTDSARHTLKEIIEVSAKEFPQNTISAYQTLGDMAHGERNYYEAISYYQKADSLCSLYQKELPVCRSVLANIGVIFKNELLQPDKALTYLTRARQSYSDNEELIMVYEVDVEIAEIYFIQKSYDKAEALLNKSLNFFREQDIVKQQVLALNVLNRIYLETGEYDKASKYLDNMHALSMELKDTFHIAGALIHKGILGTKLQRYREAEEQLGAGLELAESIADSHLQGIAYNGLTKLYGATGKYDKALRTQEGYYQLQLDKEKAINQSKLTELEARYQAEKKEQEIELLASENSLVEQQKKTQKIIFIATSGILFLGVLSVFMLYRNREKTAKKLKELDRIKTRFFSNLSHEFRTPLALISGPVEHQLSKKEMPADDELDLRLIQRNANRMMELIDQLLELSSLDNGGRKLSVGYYNLPLFIRQLLEPFQYQANNQGINFQYDITVETMAWFDREVLHKILSNLFSNAVKYTDKNGYIRIEAAQKNGNAVFTITNSSTQTQLNNEEIEHIFTRFYQSDTNKVGVGIGLSLVKELVSLSRGDITVANKDGEVCFRVTLPVTKEAVPEDEITESHSPEISLSSSGTLQEDGEVVNAAGELINNKPVLLIVDDNADICLFAENIFSEDYQVLKAENGLTGVRKAVETIPDIIISDIMMPQKDGIYLVNTLKNDERTSHIPVILLTAKSGSHNEISGLKTGADAYMVKPFQQEKLRVIVENMLKNRHLVQQHFKETDWFGSLQGEISSKDDLFLERLRNVLADNLTEVSFNVVRFSEAMCMSRMQLHRKLKALTGQSATEFIRDQRLRLAIRLLKKSGAGISEIAYRVGFNQPAYFTTCFKEVYKVSPSEYVEQYHGDD; encoded by the coding sequence ATGTCAAACTACCCGAATGTTCATAAAAAATGCCTTCTTGTGTTTAACCTGGTGTTATGGATATATACCGTTGGCATGGCACAAACATCTTCCGGGTTAGATTCCTTAAAAAACAATGTAGTCACAGCCCGGAACGATTCCCTCAGGATAGAAGCTTATAATGATTTTTTCTCCTACTGGATACACAAGGATCTCGATTCTTCAAGGTATTATACCGCAAAAGGGTATGAACTGGCCAGGAAGAGCGGTATCTCCAAGGGAATATCCGATCTTTCGGTATATACCGCTTATGTGGATATGCGGAGAAGAAAGTTCGGGCAGGCGCACCGCATTCTCGATGAAGCTTACCGGTTGCTGAAAGAAAAAGACGATTATAAGGGAGGGGAGTTTCATGTGCTTAACTGGAAAGCCTATATCTATGCCGAAGAAGGTAAAACAGATTCTGCCCGGCATACCCTGAAAGAAATTATTGAGGTCTCGGCAAAGGAATTTCCGCAGAATACCATATCGGCTTATCAGACCCTGGGAGACATGGCCCATGGCGAACGGAATTATTACGAAGCCATAAGCTATTACCAGAAAGCAGACTCGTTGTGCAGTTTATACCAAAAAGAACTGCCGGTTTGCCGCAGTGTTCTGGCCAATATTGGTGTTATTTTTAAGAACGAGCTGCTGCAACCGGACAAAGCCCTTACATACCTGACAAGAGCCCGGCAATCGTATTCGGACAATGAAGAACTCATCATGGTATATGAGGTTGATGTGGAAATTGCAGAAATTTATTTTATTCAAAAATCGTATGACAAGGCGGAAGCACTGCTGAACAAATCGCTGAATTTTTTCAGGGAACAGGACATAGTAAAACAGCAGGTTTTGGCCTTGAACGTACTGAACAGAATATATCTGGAAACCGGGGAATACGACAAGGCATCCAAATACCTTGACAATATGCATGCGCTGAGCATGGAACTAAAAGATACCTTTCATATTGCAGGTGCATTGATACACAAGGGTATTTTAGGTACAAAACTGCAACGCTACAGGGAGGCGGAAGAACAACTGGGAGCCGGGCTGGAACTGGCCGAGAGTATAGCTGACAGTCACCTGCAGGGGATAGCATATAACGGGCTTACGAAATTGTACGGGGCTACCGGAAAATACGATAAGGCACTCCGTACACAAGAAGGTTATTACCAATTACAACTGGACAAGGAAAAAGCAATCAACCAGAGTAAATTAACCGAACTGGAAGCCCGTTACCAGGCCGAAAAGAAAGAACAGGAAATTGAACTCCTCGCATCGGAAAACAGTCTGGTCGAACAACAGAAGAAAACACAAAAGATCATTTTTATCGCTACGTCCGGGATACTGTTTCTCGGGGTGCTGAGCGTTTTTATGTTGTACAGGAACCGGGAAAAAACAGCTAAAAAGCTAAAGGAACTGGACAGGATAAAGACCCGCTTTTTCTCCAATCTCTCTCATGAATTCAGGACGCCGTTGGCATTGATCTCGGGACCGGTAGAACACCAGCTTTCCAAAAAGGAAATGCCTGCCGATGATGAGCTGGACCTCCGTTTAATACAGCGCAACGCCAACCGTATGATGGAATTGATAGATCAGTTGCTGGAATTGTCCAGCCTGGATAACGGCGGTAGAAAACTCTCTGTCGGATACTATAATCTGCCGCTTTTTATTCGTCAGCTTTTAGAGCCTTTTCAGTATCAGGCAAACAATCAGGGAATAAATTTCCAATATGATATAACGGTGGAAACAATGGCCTGGTTTGACCGGGAGGTACTGCACAAGATCCTGTCCAACCTTTTTTCAAATGCCGTAAAGTATACGGATAAAAACGGCTATATCAGAATAGAAGCGGCGCAAAAAAACGGAAATGCCGTTTTTACGATAACGAATAGCAGTACACAAACACAACTGAATAATGAAGAAATAGAACATATTTTCACCCGTTTTTATCAATCTGATACCAATAAAGTAGGGGTGGGGATCGGGCTTTCCCTGGTAAAAGAACTGGTTTCCCTGAGCCGGGGAGATATTACGGTTGCAAATAAGGATGGCGAAGTGTGCTTCCGGGTCACGCTCCCGGTAACAAAAGAGGCGGTTCCGGAAGATGAAATAACAGAGAGCCATTCACCCGAAATTTCCTTGTCTTCGTCCGGTACTTTACAGGAAGACGGTGAAGTCGTGAATGCTGCAGGGGAACTTATAAACAATAAGCCCGTTTTACTTATTGTGGATGACAATGCAGATATATGCCTCTTCGCGGAAAATATATTCAGTGAAGACTACCAGGTACTGAAGGCAGAAAACGGTCTCACCGGGGTTCGGAAAGCCGTGGAAACAATTCCCGATATTATTATTTCCGACATTATGATGCCTCAGAAAGACGGGATCTACCTGGTAAACACCCTTAAAAATGACGAACGAACCTCTCATATCCCCGTAATACTGCTCACCGCAAAATCCGGAAGCCATAATGAAATAAGCGGACTAAAGACAGGGGCCGATGCTTATATGGTAAAACCCTTTCAACAGGAAAAGCTCAGGGTGATTGTTGAAAATATGCTGAAAAACAGACATCTGGTCCAGCAACATTTCAAGGAAACGGATTGGTTTGGCAGTCTACAGGGAGAAATCTCATCGAAAGACGACCTGTTCCTGGAACGGCTACGGAACGTACTTGCCGATAACCTTACCGAAGTGTCGTTTAATGTTGTCCGTTTCAGTGAGGCCATGTGTATGAGCCGGATGCAGCTTCACCGCAAGCTGAAAGCCCTTACCGGGCAGTCGGCTACGGAATTTATAAGGGACCAGCGTTTAAGACTGGCCATACGGTTGTTAAAAAAATCAGGGGCAGGTATTTCGGAAATTGCCTACCGGGTAGGGTTTAACCAACCGGCTTATTTTACCACCTGTTTTAAGGAAGTTTATAAAGTATCGCCTTCGGAATATGTAGAACAATATCACGGAGATGATTAG
- a CDS encoding TolC family protein, translating into MLVRLITILCLIACFTLYSQEKTQPITLEYCIETALQNNLDLKRSHLKAETSEVNYRQSRADILPGLNANYNLGISNGRSIDPYSNDYLDQRLTFSNAGLRLNAVVFNGFRLLNTIRQNRYNLKAAEMETEEARQNLVLDVTLTYLQILNNRELLKQAGARMETTQKQLERLNSLYEEGSGNPADYTDMQGQNALDKTAVINAENSLKASVLNLFQLLNTTDEVADKAFAALTDFDDMKKYSLSAEEVMEDALTNLATFKAKELRLDAAKNGVKVARAGYIPEISVFGELNTNYSSAAEFLDEIGSSIVETGDFVAIDGQDYPVLREETRYTGDPISYEDQFNNNLNSVFGVAVNIPLFNGFRARNNVALEKIKLEESRVDLENTRLQLKQAIEQAYMDMESAFDRYHILTEQVKAYEESFRVNEVRFNSGVSNIVEYLTSKNNMDNARISRANAKYEYLLRVRVLEYYRGMNTN; encoded by the coding sequence ATGTTAGTCCGACTCATCACCATACTTTGTCTCATAGCCTGTTTTACCCTGTATTCCCAGGAAAAAACACAACCCATCACCCTGGAGTATTGTATAGAGACCGCCCTTCAGAACAATCTCGACCTGAAGCGTTCTCATTTGAAAGCGGAAACTTCCGAAGTGAATTACCGCCAGTCCAGGGCCGATATCCTGCCCGGCCTGAACGCTAACTACAATCTGGGAATCTCGAATGGCCGGAGCATAGATCCCTATTCCAATGATTATCTGGATCAGCGACTCACATTTTCCAATGCGGGACTGCGCCTGAACGCCGTGGTCTTTAACGGTTTCAGATTGCTGAATACCATCCGGCAGAACCGCTACAACCTGAAAGCTGCTGAAATGGAAACGGAAGAAGCGCGGCAAAACCTGGTACTGGATGTTACCCTTACCTATTTGCAAATACTGAATAACAGGGAATTGCTGAAACAGGCCGGGGCCCGGATGGAAACCACCCAAAAACAACTGGAAAGACTGAACTCCCTCTACGAAGAAGGATCAGGCAACCCGGCCGACTATACCGACATGCAGGGGCAGAATGCCCTGGACAAAACGGCCGTTATCAATGCGGAAAACAGCCTCAAAGCATCAGTACTCAATCTCTTCCAGTTGCTGAACACAACGGATGAAGTCGCCGATAAGGCCTTTGCCGCCCTCACGGATTTTGATGATATGAAAAAATATTCATTGTCTGCTGAAGAGGTCATGGAAGATGCCCTGACCAACCTGGCTACGTTCAAAGCCAAAGAACTCCGTCTGGACGCCGCCAAAAACGGGGTAAAAGTAGCCCGCGCGGGTTATATCCCCGAAATCTCGGTTTTCGGAGAACTGAACACCAACTATTCCAGTGCAGCCGAGTTTCTCGACGAAATCGGAAGCTCGATCGTGGAAACCGGGGACTTCGTCGCCATAGACGGACAGGACTACCCGGTTTTACGGGAAGAAACCCGGTACACCGGAGATCCGATAAGCTACGAAGATCAATTCAACAACAACCTCAACTCCGTCTTTGGAGTTGCCGTGAACATTCCCCTGTTCAACGGTTTCCGTGCCAGGAACAACGTTGCCCTGGAAAAGATAAAACTCGAAGAATCGCGGGTAGACCTGGAGAACACCCGGTTACAACTCAAGCAGGCCATAGAACAAGCCTACATGGACATGGAATCTGCATTCGACCGTTACCACATTCTCACCGAACAGGTAAAGGCCTATGAAGAATCTTTCCGTGTAAATGAAGTCAGGTTTAATAGTGGCGTATCCAATATTGTGGAATACCTTACCAGCAAAAACAATATGGACAATGCCCGGATAAGCCGTGCCAATGCCAAGTATGAATATTTACTGCGGGTACGGGTGCTGGAATATTACCGGGGAATGAATACTAATTAA
- a CDS encoding ABC transporter ATP-binding protein, translating into MLLQLNNIFKWVNTGGRRTFLLKDINLTIEEGEFISIMGPSGSGKTTLLNVIGMLDGFNEGEYNFMDESVHQLKEKHRANLYKEYIGFVFQAYHLIDELTVYENIETPLLYKKMKSSERKALVADILDRFNIVGKKDLFPEQLSGGQQQLVGIARALISKPKLILADEPTGNLNSKQGEEIMDLFKQLNEEEGVTIIQVTHSEKNAAYGSRIIELLDGRKVTS; encoded by the coding sequence ATGCTACTACAGCTTAACAACATCTTTAAATGGGTAAACACCGGAGGCCGGAGAACATTTCTGCTGAAAGACATCAACCTGACGATAGAAGAAGGGGAATTTATCTCCATTATGGGCCCTTCGGGATCGGGAAAGACCACCCTGCTCAATGTCATAGGGATGCTCGACGGTTTTAACGAAGGGGAATATAACTTTATGGACGAGTCCGTACACCAGTTAAAGGAAAAACACCGGGCCAATCTCTACAAGGAGTATATCGGCTTTGTATTCCAGGCCTATCACCTTATCGATGAACTCACCGTATATGAAAACATAGAAACCCCTTTACTGTACAAGAAAATGAAGTCGTCCGAACGCAAGGCATTGGTGGCCGATATACTGGACAGGTTTAACATCGTCGGTAAAAAGGACCTGTTTCCCGAACAGCTCAGTGGCGGACAGCAACAACTGGTGGGTATTGCGCGGGCCCTGATCTCCAAGCCCAAGCTCATCCTCGCAGACGAGCCTACGGGAAACCTCAATTCCAAACAGGGTGAAGAGATCATGGACCTCTTTAAGCAGCTCAACGAAGAAGAGGGTGTCACCATTATCCAGGTAACACATTCGGAAAAAAATGCCGCATACGGATCGCGTATCATCGAGTTACTGGACGGAAGGAAAGTAACCTCATAA
- a CDS encoding ABC transporter permease — MLKNNLKIAWRNILKNKGVFSLNILGLCIGIACSLLIALFIADELSYDRFHKKSDRIARVVFRAKINSEVMKEAVVMAPVAQTLKNELPGVTDATRIRRIWMPKMTYGNTTFRNSRFAYVDPNFFEIFTLPVIKGNSTNPLDEPGTVVLTRDETQKYFGDSDPIGKMLVMGEDEERFRVTAIIENIPENSHFHFDMLASMEGYSYAKNTFWTKSDFFTYLLLREGTDPEQLENKLPAIVEKHIGPQLKDEIGMSFADFIKDNQLGLFLQPLTDIHLNSDFASTSELEQGGDIKYIYIFGAIGLFMLLIACINFMNLSTATAAKRTKEVGIRKVLGSERKQLISQFLTESFIATLIATAVAFLIVILALPFFNGLSGKELHLSFLLQFRIWAVLFIMVAFISLAAGGYPAFFLSSFKPVTALKSKFFTGKGTKGLRSGLVVFQFVISAGLIFATLVVGRQMSYIQNKNIGYDRDQILVLRDAYLLGNNKTAFKNEILRDPRVKNVTTSAYVPAGPTNNSMSGIFLGDQYQRRMYYYNIDEEYLSVMGMELVAGRNFSKAFGADSLNVIINETAAETLGFKDDPIGKTLTRDTDNGGEELTVIGVVRDFHFKSLHQPIAPLILRYNPDGGLILRTNVADMSGLIESIQKSWNRFDSGEPFAYTILDDSYKETYRTEQKMGGILCIFAVLTIFVACLGLFGLVTFTTEQRLKEIGIRKVLGSTVPQIVALLSKDFLRLILLSFIIAFPIGYYFMDRWLRDFSYRTDIQWWIFVLAALITVFIAVVTISFKSVKAALENPVKSLKTE; from the coding sequence ATGTTAAAAAACAATCTCAAAATAGCATGGAGGAACATCCTTAAGAACAAAGGGGTCTTCTCTTTAAATATCCTGGGGCTGTGTATCGGGATAGCCTGCTCCCTGCTTATTGCGCTTTTTATAGCCGATGAGCTTAGTTATGACAGGTTTCACAAAAAATCAGACCGCATCGCCCGTGTGGTTTTCAGAGCCAAAATAAACAGTGAGGTTATGAAAGAAGCCGTAGTTATGGCTCCCGTTGCTCAAACCTTAAAAAATGAACTGCCCGGGGTGACAGACGCCACCAGGATACGGAGAATATGGATGCCGAAAATGACCTACGGAAATACAACTTTCCGCAACAGCCGTTTTGCTTACGTAGACCCTAACTTTTTCGAAATCTTTACACTCCCTGTCATTAAGGGAAATTCGACAAATCCGCTGGACGAACCCGGAACCGTTGTACTGACGCGGGACGAAACTCAAAAGTATTTCGGAGATAGCGATCCCATAGGAAAAATGCTGGTCATGGGCGAAGACGAAGAACGGTTCAGGGTCACGGCCATCATAGAGAATATCCCCGAAAACTCGCATTTTCATTTTGATATGCTCGCCTCCATGGAAGGATACTCTTACGCTAAAAACACCTTCTGGACAAAATCGGATTTTTTCACTTACCTGCTCCTCAGGGAAGGTACGGACCCGGAACAACTGGAGAACAAATTACCCGCCATAGTTGAAAAGCACATAGGCCCCCAACTCAAAGACGAGATAGGCATGTCCTTTGCCGACTTTATCAAAGACAATCAATTAGGCCTCTTTTTGCAGCCCCTTACCGATATTCACCTGAATTCCGATTTTGCAAGCACCAGTGAACTGGAACAGGGCGGGGATATCAAATACATCTATATCTTCGGTGCCATAGGCCTTTTTATGTTGCTCATCGCCTGTATTAATTTTATGAACCTCTCTACCGCAACAGCAGCCAAAAGGACCAAAGAAGTAGGCATCCGCAAGGTCCTGGGTTCGGAAAGGAAACAGTTGATCTCCCAGTTCCTTACGGAATCTTTTATAGCTACCCTGATCGCCACAGCCGTAGCCTTTCTCATCGTCATACTGGCCCTGCCTTTCTTTAACGGCCTATCGGGTAAAGAGCTGCACCTCTCCTTTTTATTGCAATTCCGGATATGGGCCGTGCTGTTCATTATGGTGGCATTCATAAGCCTTGCGGCAGGTGGTTATCCCGCTTTTTTCCTGTCTTCTTTTAAACCGGTGACAGCGCTTAAAAGCAAATTCTTCACCGGAAAGGGCACAAAAGGCCTCCGGAGCGGGCTGGTCGTATTCCAGTTTGTCATTTCGGCAGGACTTATTTTCGCTACACTCGTTGTGGGGCGCCAAATGTCTTACATCCAGAACAAGAACATCGGCTATGACCGGGACCAGATACTGGTATTGCGGGATGCCTACCTTCTGGGCAATAATAAAACAGCTTTTAAGAACGAGATCCTCAGGGACCCCAGGGTAAAGAATGTGACCACTTCTGCCTATGTCCCCGCCGGTCCTACCAACAACAGTATGTCCGGTATATTCCTGGGAGACCAATACCAGCGTAGGATGTACTATTATAACATCGATGAAGAATATTTGTCCGTTATGGGGATGGAACTGGTTGCCGGAAGGAACTTTTCCAAAGCATTCGGAGCGGATTCCCTGAACGTCATCATCAATGAAACCGCAGCAGAAACACTCGGGTTTAAAGACGATCCCATCGGAAAGACCCTCACAAGGGATACGGACAATGGAGGAGAAGAACTGACCGTAATAGGTGTGGTCCGGGATTTCCATTTCAAGTCCCTGCACCAGCCCATAGCCCCACTCATTTTGCGGTATAACCCCGATGGCGGACTTATACTGAGGACCAACGTGGCCGATATGTCAGGGCTTATTGAAAGTATTCAAAAGTCATGGAACCGGTTTGACTCCGGCGAACCGTTCGCCTATACCATCCTGGACGACTCCTATAAAGAGACCTACCGTACCGAACAAAAAATGGGGGGCATTCTCTGCATCTTCGCCGTGCTCACCATTTTCGTGGCCTGCCTCGGGTTGTTCGGCCTGGTAACATTTACCACAGAACAACGGCTCAAGGAAATAGGGATACGGAAAGTCCTCGGGTCAACTGTACCGCAAATTGTCGCTTTGCTGTCGAAAGATTTTTTAAGACTCATACTCCTGTCCTTTATTATAGCATTTCCCATCGGATACTATTTCATGGACAGATGGCTCAGGGATTTTTCCTATCGCACAGATATCCAGTGGTGGATATTTGTCCTGGCTGCACTCATTACCGTGTTCATCGCCGTGGTAACGATCAGTTTCAAAAGCGTAAAAGCAGCATTGGAAAACCCCGTAAAATCATTAAAAACCGAATAG
- a CDS encoding ABC transporter permease yields the protein MIKNYFKIAWRNLWKNKTVSTIHIIGLVTGMTCCLLMILYIQHELGYDKFQEKGDRIVRVIMEYGREGDDVKKGNFTGTKVLSAFKNNFPEVDNGVRMHKESTVIRTGDAVFEEDRFLYADSAFFDIFSFPLLKGTSKKVLDAPRKVVLSVSTAKKYFGDTDPIGQTIQVGADQTDYLVTGVAADCPPNSQIRFDLLASFSSWPAARAEETYWSANYTTYLLLNDRKAIATLQPKIVPFMKREMAADEDNDGSYLNYELEPYTRVHLYSPYDGFEPNGNIRHLYISGCVALLILVIACFTYVNLSTARSLERAREVGIRKVVGAYRRQVFWQFISESALLSAFSLLLSIVLTLLLLPLFNDFTGKSLPFSDIFRPGILAGILVILICISLLAGSYPAFVLSGFKSSKVLKGAFHCSASGNWLKGSLTVFQFGISAFLIIATLVMQSQMHYIRNKELGYDREHVLILPLDSKITKKMDLIKKELKQNPDILAVSRANELPTQIYGGYSMWTDNMTPEQYLMTAGNPIDDEYLEACGLQLIAGRGMSEQDIRDVSYKDDDKNYYHFILNRSAATALGWTPEEAIGKKMTLHYRNGEVRGVIKDFHFASMHTPIKPLVLFPDTWGENLIIKTSGRDLSETIAFLKDKWKEIVPHRSFDYRFMDEAFASLYASEMRMGKILGLFSAITILLACLGLFGLSAYTIRQRTREIGIRKVLGAPVMGIAYLLSIHFIKLVLLAFLIASPFAWWVMDSWLRDFVYRVDIQWWIFAVTGLAAIVITLVTISFQSIRAALENPVKSLKTE from the coding sequence ATGATCAAGAATTATTTTAAAATAGCGTGGAGAAACCTCTGGAAAAACAAAACCGTTTCTACCATTCATATCATCGGCCTGGTCACCGGTATGACCTGCTGCCTTCTGATGATCCTTTACATACAACACGAACTGGGTTATGACAAATTCCAGGAAAAAGGCGATCGCATCGTTCGAGTCATTATGGAATACGGCCGGGAAGGAGATGATGTAAAAAAAGGGAATTTCACAGGTACCAAGGTCCTGTCTGCCTTTAAAAACAATTTCCCCGAAGTGGACAACGGCGTGCGTATGCATAAGGAAAGTACCGTGATCAGGACCGGGGATGCCGTATTTGAAGAAGATCGATTCCTGTATGCCGATTCTGCCTTTTTTGACATCTTTTCATTCCCATTGCTCAAAGGGACTTCAAAAAAAGTACTGGACGCGCCCCGTAAAGTGGTTCTTTCCGTTTCCACAGCCAAAAAATATTTCGGCGATACAGACCCCATAGGCCAAACCATACAGGTGGGGGCCGACCAGACCGATTACCTGGTGACCGGTGTGGCCGCAGACTGCCCGCCCAACTCCCAGATCAGGTTCGATCTGCTTGCTTCTTTTTCCAGTTGGCCGGCTGCCCGGGCCGAAGAAACATACTGGAGCGCCAATTACACCACTTACCTTTTGTTGAATGACCGGAAGGCCATAGCCACACTTCAGCCCAAAATAGTTCCGTTCATGAAAAGGGAAATGGCAGCTGATGAAGATAATGACGGCTCCTATCTCAATTACGAACTGGAACCCTATACCCGTGTACACCTGTATTCGCCTTACGACGGTTTCGAACCCAACGGCAATATCCGGCACCTGTACATTTCCGGATGTGTTGCACTGCTCATCCTGGTGATCGCGTGTTTTACCTATGTCAATCTCAGTACCGCCCGTTCGCTGGAACGCGCCAGGGAAGTCGGTATCCGTAAAGTCGTCGGGGCTTACCGGCGGCAGGTCTTCTGGCAGTTTATCAGTGAATCTGCATTGCTTTCCGCTTTTTCCCTGCTTTTAAGTATTGTGCTTACCCTGTTATTACTTCCCCTATTCAATGACTTTACCGGGAAGTCCCTCCCCTTTTCCGATATCTTCCGGCCCGGGATACTGGCAGGCATCTTGGTGATACTGATATGCATCTCCCTACTCGCAGGAAGTTATCCGGCTTTTGTACTGTCCGGCTTTAAGTCGAGCAAAGTGCTCAAAGGGGCTTTTCACTGTTCTGCTTCGGGCAACTGGCTCAAGGGATCGCTTACCGTATTCCAGTTCGGAATCTCCGCCTTCCTTATTATCGCTACCCTGGTCATGCAAAGCCAGATGCACTACATCCGGAACAAAGAACTGGGATATGACCGGGAACACGTATTGATATTGCCCTTAGACAGTAAGATCACAAAAAAAATGGACCTGATCAAAAAAGAGCTAAAACAAAACCCGGATATCCTGGCCGTATCCAGGGCTAATGAACTGCCTACACAGATCTACGGCGGATACAGCATGTGGACCGACAACATGACTCCGGAGCAATACTTAATGACAGCCGGTAACCCTATAGACGATGAATATCTCGAAGCTTGTGGTCTGCAACTCATAGCCGGTCGGGGGATGTCCGAGCAGGATATCCGGGATGTGTCATATAAAGATGACGACAAAAATTATTACCATTTTATTTTAAACCGGTCTGCTGCAACGGCATTGGGATGGACTCCTGAAGAAGCCATAGGAAAAAAAATGACCTTGCACTACAGGAATGGGGAAGTCAGAGGAGTGATCAAAGACTTTCATTTTGCCTCCATGCATACGCCTATCAAGCCATTGGTTCTTTTCCCCGATACCTGGGGCGAAAACCTTATTATCAAAACTTCCGGCCGCGATCTTTCGGAAACCATCGCCTTTTTAAAAGACAAATGGAAGGAGATCGTTCCGCACCGCTCCTTCGATTACCGGTTTATGGACGAAGCATTCGCCAGTCTTTATGCCAGTGAAATGCGAATGGGGAAAATCCTGGGGCTTTTTTCTGCCATCACTATTCTGCTGGCCTGTCTCGGATTGTTCGGTCTGTCGGCCTATACCATCAGACAACGTACCAGAGAAATAGGTATACGTAAAGTGTTAGGGGCTCCCGTAATGGGTATCGCCTACCTATTGTCAATACATTTTATAAAACTGGTTTTGCTCGCTTTCCTTATCGCCTCACCTTTTGCCTGGTGGGTCATGGATTCCTGGCTCCGTGACTTCGTCTACCGTGTGGATATCCAGTGGTGGATATTTGCTGTAACCGGACTTGCGGCTATAGTCATTACATTAGTCACAATAAGTTTTCAATCCATAAGAGCTGCACTGGAAAATCCGGTGAAATCATTAAAAACGGAATAA